A section of the Streptomyces sp. NBC_00178 genome encodes:
- a CDS encoding ABC transporter ATP-binding protein, protein MLLEVRDLHVEFHTRDGVAKAVNGVNYSVAEGETLAVLGESGSGKSVTAQAVMGILDMPPGKISGGEILFKDRDLLKLKKEERRRIRGQEMAMIFQDALSSLNPVLSVGQQLGEMFVVHRGMSRGDAKAKAIELMDRVRIPAARQRVGDFPHQFSGGMRQRIMIAMAMALEPSLIIADEPTTALDVTVQAQVMDLLAELQRELNMGLILITHDLGVVADVADKIAVMYAGRIVETSPVHEIYKAPAHPYTKGLLRSIPRLDQKGQELYAIKGLPPNLLRIPSGCAFHPRCPMAQAVCRTDVPPLYTVDEERRSACHFWKETLDAR, encoded by the coding sequence ATGTTGCTCGAAGTGCGCGATCTGCACGTGGAGTTCCACACCCGGGACGGGGTGGCCAAGGCCGTCAACGGGGTCAACTACTCCGTGGCCGAGGGCGAGACGCTCGCGGTGCTGGGCGAGTCGGGGTCCGGGAAGTCGGTCACCGCCCAGGCGGTCATGGGCATCCTCGACATGCCGCCCGGGAAGATCAGCGGGGGAGAGATCCTCTTCAAGGACCGCGACCTGCTGAAGCTCAAGAAGGAGGAACGGCGCCGGATCCGCGGCCAGGAGATGGCCATGATCTTCCAGGACGCGCTCTCCTCGCTGAACCCGGTGCTCAGCGTCGGGCAGCAGCTCGGCGAGATGTTCGTCGTGCACCGCGGGATGTCCCGGGGCGATGCCAAGGCCAAGGCCATCGAGCTCATGGACCGGGTGCGCATCCCGGCGGCCAGGCAGCGGGTCGGCGACTTCCCGCACCAGTTCTCCGGCGGTATGCGCCAGCGCATCATGATCGCCATGGCGATGGCGCTGGAGCCCTCCCTGATCATCGCCGACGAACCGACCACCGCACTCGACGTGACCGTCCAGGCGCAGGTGATGGACCTCCTCGCGGAACTCCAGCGCGAACTCAACATGGGGCTCATCCTCATCACCCACGACCTGGGCGTGGTCGCCGACGTCGCGGACAAGATCGCGGTGATGTACGCCGGCCGGATCGTCGAGACGTCCCCGGTCCACGAGATCTACAAGGCCCCGGCCCACCCGTACACCAAGGGCCTCCTCCGCTCGATCCCGCGGCTGGACCAGAAGGGCCAGGAGCTCTACGCGATCAAGGGACTGCCGCCGAACCTCCTGCGCATCCCGTCCGGCTGCGCCTTCCACCCGCGCTGCCCGATGGCCCAGGCCGTGTGCCGCACGGACGTCCCGCCGCTCTACACCGTCGACGAGGAACGCCGGAGCGCCTGCCACTTCTGGAAGGAGACGCTCGATGCACGCTGA
- a CDS encoding ABC transporter permease: MGRYVIRRLLQMIPVFFGTTLLIFFMVNVLGDPIAGLCGERRCDPATAARLASEFGLDKPAWQQYLTYLGNIFTGDFGTAFNGDKVIDLMGEAFPVTIKLTVVAIVFEIVIGISLGVVTGLRRGRPIDTGVLILTLVVIAVPTFVTGLLLQLLLGVEWGIIKPSVSPEAPIDELIVPGLVLASVSLAYVTRLTRTSIAENARADYVRTAVAKGLPRRRVIVRHLLRNSLIPVVTFIGTDVGALMGGAIVTERIFNIHGVGYQLYQGILRQSSQTVVGFVTVLVLVFLAANLIVDLLYAVLDPRIRYA, translated from the coding sequence ATGGGACGTTATGTGATCCGGCGGCTGCTGCAGATGATCCCGGTCTTCTTCGGCACCACGTTGTTGATCTTCTTCATGGTGAACGTGCTGGGTGACCCCATCGCGGGCCTCTGCGGAGAGCGTCGCTGCGACCCCGCCACCGCCGCCCGGCTGGCCTCCGAGTTCGGCCTCGACAAGCCCGCCTGGCAGCAGTACCTGACCTACCTGGGCAACATCTTCACCGGCGACTTCGGCACCGCCTTCAACGGGGACAAGGTCATCGACCTGATGGGCGAGGCCTTCCCCGTCACCATCAAGCTCACCGTCGTCGCGATCGTCTTCGAGATCGTCATCGGCATCAGCCTCGGCGTCGTCACCGGGCTGCGCCGCGGGCGGCCCATCGACACCGGGGTGCTGATCCTGACGCTGGTCGTCATCGCCGTACCGACGTTCGTCACCGGCCTGCTGCTCCAGCTCCTCCTCGGTGTGGAGTGGGGCATCATCAAGCCGTCCGTCTCGCCCGAGGCGCCGATCGACGAACTGATCGTGCCCGGTCTCGTGCTGGCCTCCGTCTCCCTCGCCTACGTCACCCGGCTCACCAGGACGTCGATCGCCGAGAACGCCCGCGCCGACTACGTCCGCACCGCGGTGGCCAAGGGACTGCCGCGCCGGCGGGTGATCGTGCGGCACCTGCTGCGCAACTCGCTCATCCCGGTCGTCACCTTCATCGGCACCGACGTGGGCGCCCTCATGGGCGGCGCGATCGTCACCGAGCGCATCTTCAACATCCACGGGGTCGGCTACCAGCTCTACCAGGGCATCCTGCGCCAGAGCTCCCAGACCGTCGTCGGATTCGTCACCGTCCTTGTCCTGGTCTTCCTGGCGGCCAACCTGATCGTCGACCTCCTGTACGCCGTACTCGACCCGAGGATCCGCTATGCCTGA
- a CDS encoding ABC transporter ATP-binding protein, which yields MTIIDKTADVPAPRGSSDKSGPLLEVRDLHVEFHTRDGVAKAVNGVNYSVSAGETLAVLGESGSGKSVTAQAIMGILDMPPGRIPKGEILFRGQDMLKMSNEERRKIRGQKIAMIFQDALSSLNPVLSVGYQLGEMFRVHQGLSKKEAKAKAIALMDRVRIPAAKERVNDYPHQFSGGMRQRIMIAMALALEPDLIIADEPTTALDVTVQAQVMDLLAELQRDFNMGLILITHDLGVVADVADKIAVMYAGRIVETAPVHEIYKRPAHPYTKGLLESIPRLDQKGQELYAIKGLPPNLLHVPSGCAFNPRCTMAQDICRTDIPALRPVTEQDGTELVGRGSACHFWKETIHG from the coding sequence ATGACCATCATCGACAAGACGGCGGATGTTCCTGCTCCGCGTGGTTCGAGCGACAAGAGCGGCCCGCTGCTCGAAGTGCGCGACCTGCACGTGGAGTTCCACACCCGCGACGGCGTCGCCAAGGCCGTCAACGGAGTCAACTACAGCGTCTCGGCCGGCGAGACCCTCGCCGTGCTCGGCGAGTCCGGCTCCGGCAAGTCCGTGACCGCCCAGGCGATCATGGGCATCCTGGACATGCCCCCGGGCCGCATCCCGAAGGGCGAGATCCTCTTCCGCGGCCAGGACATGCTCAAGATGTCCAACGAGGAGCGCCGGAAGATCCGCGGCCAGAAGATCGCGATGATCTTCCAGGACGCGCTCTCCTCGCTGAACCCGGTGCTCTCCGTGGGCTACCAGCTCGGCGAGATGTTCCGCGTGCACCAGGGCCTCTCCAAGAAGGAGGCCAAGGCCAAGGCCATCGCGCTGATGGACCGCGTGCGCATCCCGGCGGCGAAGGAGCGGGTCAACGACTACCCGCACCAGTTCTCCGGCGGTATGCGCCAGCGCATCATGATCGCCATGGCGCTGGCCCTGGAGCCCGACCTGATCATCGCGGACGAGCCCACCACGGCGCTCGACGTGACCGTGCAGGCCCAGGTCATGGACCTGCTCGCGGAGCTGCAGCGCGACTTCAACATGGGCCTGATCCTGATCACCCACGACCTCGGCGTCGTCGCCGACGTCGCGGACAAGATCGCGGTGATGTACGCGGGCCGGATCGTCGAGACCGCCCCGGTCCACGAGATCTACAAGCGCCCCGCGCACCCGTACACCAAGGGTCTGCTGGAGTCGATCCCGCGCCTGGACCAGAAGGGCCAGGAGCTCTACGCGATCAAGGGCCTGCCGCCCAACCTGCTGCACGTGCCGTCAGGCTGCGCCTTCAACCCGCGCTGCACGATGGCGCAGGACATCTGCCGTACGGACATCCCGGCCCTGCGCCCGGTGACCGAGCAGGACGGCACCGAGCTGGTCGGCCGCGGCAGTGCGTGCCACTTCTGGAAGGAGACGATCCATGGCTGA
- a CDS encoding ABC transporter ATP-binding protein: MAELKKESVDATPNVTEVATVNAASETEAVAALDAPVSQGEPILQVRNLVKHFPLTQGILFKKQVGAVKAVDGISFDLYQGETLGIVGESGCGKSTVAKLLMTLERATAGEVFYKGQDITKLSGRALKAVRRNIQMVFQDPYTSLNPRMTVGDIIGETYEIHPEVAPKGDRRRRVQDLLDVVGLNPEYINRYPHQFSGGQRQRIGIARGLALNPEIIICDEPVSALDVSVQAQVINLMEKLQEEFNLSYLFIAHDLSIVRHISDRVGVMYLGKMAEIGTDTQIYDHPTHPYTQALLSAVPVPDPEAREGRERIILSGDVPSPANPPSGCRFRTRCWKAQDKCATEVPLLAIPERFKASQTPAAHESACHFAEEKDVVHAA; encoded by the coding sequence ATGGCTGAGCTCAAGAAGGAGTCCGTGGACGCCACCCCGAACGTCACCGAAGTGGCGACGGTCAATGCGGCGAGCGAGACGGAGGCCGTGGCCGCCCTCGACGCCCCGGTGTCGCAGGGGGAGCCGATCCTCCAGGTGCGCAACCTGGTCAAGCACTTCCCGCTGACCCAGGGCATCCTGTTCAAGAAGCAGGTCGGCGCGGTCAAGGCCGTGGACGGCATCTCGTTCGACCTGTACCAGGGCGAGACGCTGGGCATCGTGGGCGAGTCCGGCTGTGGCAAGTCCACGGTCGCCAAGCTCCTGATGACGCTGGAGCGGGCCACCGCCGGTGAGGTCTTCTACAAGGGCCAGGACATCACCAAGCTGTCCGGCCGCGCGCTGAAGGCCGTGCGCCGCAACATCCAGATGGTGTTCCAGGACCCGTACACCTCGCTGAACCCGCGCATGACGGTCGGCGACATCATCGGGGAGACCTACGAGATCCACCCCGAGGTGGCTCCGAAGGGCGACCGGCGCCGCAGGGTGCAGGACCTCCTGGACGTCGTCGGCCTGAACCCGGAGTACATCAACCGGTACCCGCACCAGTTCTCCGGCGGTCAGCGCCAGCGCATCGGCATCGCCCGCGGCCTCGCGCTCAACCCGGAGATCATCATCTGCGACGAGCCGGTCTCCGCGCTCGACGTGTCGGTGCAGGCCCAGGTCATCAACCTGATGGAGAAGCTCCAGGAGGAGTTCAACCTCTCCTACCTCTTCATCGCGCACGACCTGTCGATCGTCCGGCACATCTCGGACCGGGTCGGCGTCATGTACCTCGGCAAGATGGCCGAGATCGGTACGGACACGCAGATCTACGACCACCCGACGCACCCCTACACCCAGGCGCTGCTGTCGGCGGTCCCGGTTCCGGACCCGGAGGCCCGTGAGGGCCGCGAGCGGATCATCCTCTCCGGTGACGTCCCGTCGCCGGCGAACCCGCCGTCGGGCTGCCGCTTCCGTACGCGGTGCTGGAAGGCCCAGGACAAGTGCGCCACCGAGGTGCCGCTGCTGGCGATCCCCGAGCGCTTCAAGGCCTCCCAGACGCCCGCCGCGCACGAGTCGGCGTGCCACTTCGCCGAGGAGAAGGACGTCGTCCACGCGGCGTAG
- a CDS encoding ABC transporter permease: MGRYVARRLLQMIPVFLGSTALVFAMMYALPGDPVRALAGEQSVDPTQIAEMKKELGLDLPLWHQYWNYLVNLFQGDFGTQIASGRPVADIISESFPITVRLALFAFIFTVVVGISMGVFAGLKADTLRDRGLLVLTLLLISVPSFVLGFLGQYFFAFQLGWVEPNVSIEANSNELILPAVVLGSLSLAYVARLTRTSVAENLRSDYMRTAVAKGLPRRRVIGVHLMRNSMIPVVTFLGTDLGALLGGAVVTEGIFNVKGVGSAVFDALRHREGATVVGIVTLIVVVYLVASLVVDLLYAVLDPRIRYA, translated from the coding sequence ATGGGGCGTTACGTCGCGCGGCGACTGCTCCAGATGATCCCGGTCTTCCTCGGGTCGACCGCGCTGGTCTTCGCCATGATGTACGCGCTGCCCGGCGACCCCGTGCGCGCGCTCGCGGGCGAACAGTCGGTCGACCCCACGCAGATCGCGGAAATGAAGAAGGAGCTCGGGCTCGACCTGCCGCTCTGGCACCAGTACTGGAACTACCTTGTGAACTTGTTCCAGGGTGACTTCGGCACGCAGATCGCGAGCGGCCGACCGGTCGCCGACATCATCTCGGAATCGTTTCCGATCACGGTCCGGCTGGCCCTGTTTGCCTTCATCTTCACGGTCGTCGTCGGTATCTCCATGGGTGTCTTCGCCGGCCTGAAGGCCGACACCCTCCGGGACCGCGGACTGCTGGTCCTGACGCTCCTGCTGATCTCGGTCCCCTCCTTCGTGCTCGGGTTCCTCGGTCAGTACTTCTTCGCCTTCCAGCTCGGCTGGGTCGAGCCCAACGTGAGCATCGAGGCGAACAGCAACGAGCTGATCCTGCCCGCCGTCGTACTGGGGTCCTTGTCGCTCGCCTACGTCGCGCGCCTGACCCGCACCTCGGTCGCCGAGAACCTGCGCTCCGACTACATGCGCACCGCCGTCGCGAAGGGCCTGCCCCGGCGCCGCGTCATCGGTGTGCACCTGATGCGCAACTCGATGATCCCCGTGGTCACCTTCCTCGGCACCGACCTCGGTGCCCTGCTCGGCGGCGCGGTCGTCACCGAGGGCATCTTCAACGTCAAGGGTGTCGGCTCCGCCGTCTTCGACGCGCTCAGGCACCGTGAGGGTGCCACGGTCGTCGGCATCGTGACGCTGATCGTCGTCGTCTATCTCGTCGCCAGCCTGGTCGTCGACCTGCTTTACGCGGTCCTGGACCCGAGGATCCGTTATGCCTGA
- a CDS encoding ABC transporter permease, which produces MPEQKPWEDTSGEGPISGDRAISGAGAGGAMDLAMDEGTTLERSPGGPDDNGPAEKPRSLWSDAWRDLRRNPVFIISSLIILFLVVISIWPWAITDLDPLDCDLSKAQEGSQPGHPFGFDGQGCDVYTRTVYGARTSVTVGVCSTIGVSLLGGILGGLAGFFGGTWDALLSRLTDIFFGIPVILGGLVFLSVVTSSTVWPVVGFIILLGWPQIARIARGSVITAKQNDYVQAARALGASNSRMLLRHITPNAVAPVIVVATIALGTYISLEATLSYLGVGLKPPAVSWGIDISAASQYIRNAPHMLLWPAGALAITVLAFIMLGDAVRDALDPKLR; this is translated from the coding sequence ATGCCTGAGCAGAAGCCGTGGGAGGACACGTCGGGGGAGGGGCCGATCTCCGGGGACAGGGCGATCTCGGGGGCCGGCGCGGGCGGGGCGATGGACCTCGCCATGGACGAGGGCACCACGCTGGAGAGGAGCCCCGGAGGTCCCGACGACAACGGGCCCGCCGAGAAGCCGCGCAGCCTGTGGTCCGACGCCTGGCGCGACCTGCGCCGCAACCCGGTCTTCATCATCTCCTCACTGATCATCCTCTTCCTGGTGGTCATCTCGATCTGGCCCTGGGCGATCACCGACCTGGACCCGCTCGACTGCGACCTGAGCAAGGCTCAGGAAGGGTCCCAGCCCGGCCACCCCTTCGGCTTCGACGGTCAGGGCTGCGACGTCTACACGCGCACCGTCTACGGCGCCCGCACCTCGGTCACCGTCGGTGTCTGCTCCACCATCGGCGTCTCGCTGCTGGGCGGCATCCTGGGCGGCCTGGCCGGCTTCTTCGGAGGCACGTGGGACGCGCTCCTCTCCCGCCTCACCGACATCTTCTTCGGCATCCCGGTGATCCTCGGCGGCCTGGTCTTCCTCTCCGTGGTGACCAGCTCCACGGTGTGGCCGGTGGTCGGCTTCATCATCCTGCTGGGCTGGCCCCAGATCGCGCGCATCGCACGCGGCTCGGTCATCACCGCGAAACAGAACGACTACGTCCAGGCGGCACGGGCACTGGGCGCCTCCAACTCCCGGATGCTCCTGCGCCACATCACGCCCAACGCCGTCGCCCCCGTCATCGTCGTCGCGACCATCGCCCTCGGGACGTACATCTCGCTGGAGGCGACGCTCTCGTACCTCGGTGTCGGCCTGAAGCCGCCCGCCGTCTCCTGGGGCATCGACATCTCCGCCGCGTCCCAGTACATCCGCAACGCACCGCACATGCTGCTGTGGCCCGCCGGAGCGCTGGCGATCACGGTGCTCGCGTTCATCATGCTCGGCGACGCGGTGCGCGACGCCCTCGACCCCAAGCTGCGCTGA
- a CDS encoding peptide ABC transporter substrate-binding protein encodes MRGATRARWAVGAVAVALTATACGGGDSGGGGGGGGADGIVSSSWGDPQNPLEPANTNEVQGGKVLDMVFRGLVRYDSKTGQAKNEIAEKIDSSDSQNFTITIKDNWTFSNGEKVTAQSFVDAWNYGAALKNNQKNAYFFQYIDGYDKVHPESGSASVDKLSGLKVVNPTTFTVKLSQKFSLWPDTLGYAAFVPLPKAFYSDHDAWLSKPIGNGPYTIESYSKGSSMNLRRWDDYPGTDKAQNGGIDLKVYTDNNTAYTDLTAGNLDLVDDVPASQLKNVQADLGDRYINTPAGLIQTLSFPFYEKAWDTPGAVKVRQGLSMAINRDQITDQIFQKTRTPASDWTSPVLGEEGGFKEGLCGPSCDYDKAGAKKLIEEGGGIPGGQLKISYNADTGSHKEWVDAVCNSINNALGNNKACVGDPIGTFADFRSQVSTQKLTGAWRAGWQMDYPLIQNFLQPLYYTNAPSNDGKWSNDEFDGLVNKANAETDKAKAVSTFQDAEKILAEQMPVIPLWYQNGSAGYSDSVENVALNVFSVPVYNEIKVK; translated from the coding sequence ATGCGCGGAGCCACACGAGCCAGGTGGGCCGTCGGTGCGGTCGCCGTCGCCCTGACGGCCACGGCGTGCGGCGGCGGGGACAGCGGTGGCGGCGGTGGCGGTGGTGGCGCCGACGGGATCGTGAGCTCCTCCTGGGGCGACCCGCAGAACCCGCTGGAGCCCGCGAACACCAACGAGGTGCAGGGCGGCAAGGTCCTCGACATGGTCTTCCGGGGGCTCGTGCGCTACGACTCCAAGACCGGTCAGGCGAAGAACGAGATCGCCGAGAAGATCGACTCGTCGGACTCGCAGAACTTCACGATCACGATCAAGGACAACTGGACCTTCAGCAACGGCGAGAAGGTCACCGCACAGTCCTTCGTGGACGCCTGGAACTACGGCGCCGCCCTGAAGAACAACCAGAAGAACGCCTACTTCTTCCAGTACATCGACGGTTACGACAAGGTCCACCCCGAGTCCGGCTCGGCGAGCGTGGACAAGCTCTCCGGCCTGAAGGTCGTCAACCCGACGACCTTCACGGTCAAGCTGTCGCAGAAGTTCTCGCTGTGGCCCGACACCCTCGGCTACGCGGCCTTCGTGCCGCTGCCCAAGGCCTTCTACTCGGACCACGACGCGTGGCTCTCCAAGCCCATCGGCAACGGCCCGTACACCATCGAGTCGTACTCCAAGGGCTCGTCGATGAACCTGCGCCGGTGGGACGACTACCCCGGCACGGACAAGGCGCAGAACGGCGGGATCGACCTCAAGGTCTACACCGACAACAACACCGCCTACACCGACCTCACGGCCGGCAACCTCGACCTGGTCGACGACGTGCCCGCCTCGCAGCTCAAGAACGTCCAGGCGGACCTCGGCGACCGGTACATCAACACCCCGGCCGGCCTCATCCAGACGCTCTCCTTCCCGTTCTACGAGAAGGCCTGGGACACCCCCGGCGCCGTGAAGGTCCGCCAGGGCCTGTCGATGGCGATCAACCGGGACCAGATCACCGACCAGATCTTCCAGAAGACCCGCACCCCCGCCTCGGACTGGACCTCCCCGGTCCTCGGCGAGGAGGGCGGCTTCAAGGAAGGGCTCTGCGGACCGTCCTGCGACTACGACAAGGCCGGGGCGAAGAAGCTGATCGAAGAGGGCGGAGGCATCCCCGGCGGCCAGCTCAAGATCTCGTACAACGCCGACACCGGCTCCCACAAGGAGTGGGTCGACGCCGTCTGCAACAGCATCAACAACGCCCTGGGCAACAACAAGGCGTGCGTCGGCGACCCCATCGGCACCTTCGCCGACTTCCGCAGCCAGGTGTCCACCCAGAAGCTGACCGGAGCCTGGCGCGCGGGCTGGCAGATGGACTACCCGCTGATCCAGAACTTCCTCCAGCCGCTGTACTACACCAACGCCCCGTCGAACGACGGCAAGTGGAGCAACGACGAGTTCGACGGACTGGTGAACAAGGCCAACGCGGAGACGGACAAGGCCAAGGCCGTCAGCACCTTCCAGGACGCCGAGAAGATCCTCGCCGAGCAGATGCCCGTCATCCCGCTCTGGTACCAGAACGGCAGCGCCGGCTACTCGGACAGTGTCGAGAACGTCGCACTGAACGTCTTCAGCGTCCCCGTGTACAACGAGATCAAGGTCAAGTGA
- a CDS encoding ABC transporter permease has protein sequence MPETLKETAADAPAGTAAPQSATAAVGKPRSLWSDAWHDLRRSPLFVVSAVLIIFLLVMAVFPGLFTGADPRYADLAHHYLQKPKWGNVFQEDWFGYDIQGRSIYARVVYGARASITVAVVVTVLVTVLGTVVGMLAGYFGGWIDTLLSRVTDIFFGVPFILGAMVVLTSFEERKIWVVILALAFLGWTQIARVARGSVLTIKQADYVMAAKALGASTTRILLRHILPNAIAPVIVVSTIALGGYISAEATLSFLGIGLAEPTVSWGVDISSGQEQLRNAAFVLIIPSVMVSITVLAFIMLGDAVRNALDPKLR, from the coding sequence ATGCCTGAGACGCTCAAGGAAACCGCCGCGGACGCTCCCGCCGGAACCGCGGCACCGCAGTCCGCCACCGCCGCCGTGGGCAAGCCCCGCAGCCTGTGGTCGGACGCCTGGCACGACCTGCGGCGCAGCCCGCTGTTCGTGGTCTCGGCCGTCCTGATCATCTTCCTGCTGGTGATGGCGGTCTTCCCCGGCCTGTTCACCGGCGCCGACCCGCGTTACGCGGACCTGGCCCACCACTACCTGCAGAAGCCCAAGTGGGGGAACGTCTTCCAGGAGGACTGGTTCGGGTACGACATCCAGGGGCGCTCGATCTACGCGCGCGTCGTCTACGGTGCCCGTGCCTCGATCACCGTCGCCGTCGTCGTCACGGTCCTCGTGACGGTCCTGGGCACCGTGGTCGGCATGCTCGCCGGATACTTCGGCGGCTGGATCGACACGCTCCTGTCCCGTGTCACGGACATCTTCTTCGGCGTCCCGTTCATCCTCGGCGCGATGGTCGTCCTGACCTCGTTCGAGGAGCGCAAGATCTGGGTCGTCATCCTGGCCCTGGCCTTCCTCGGCTGGACCCAGATAGCCCGTGTCGCCCGTGGTTCGGTGCTGACGATCAAGCAGGCGGACTACGTGATGGCGGCCAAGGCGCTCGGCGCCTCGACCACCCGCATCCTGCTCCGGCACATCCTGCCCAACGCGATCGCCCCGGTGATCGTGGTGTCGACCATCGCGCTCGGCGGTTACATCTCGGCCGAGGCCACGCTGTCCTTCCTGGGCATCGGCCTCGCCGAACCGACCGTGTCGTGGGGTGTCGACATCTCCTCCGGCCAGGAGCAGCTGCGCAACGCCGCGTTCGTGCTGATCATCCCGTCGGTCATGGTGTCGATCACGGTTCTGGCATTCATCATGCTCGGCGATGCTGTACGCAACGCCCTCGACCCCAAGCTGCGCTGA